The genomic DNA TCTGGTGTCCAACGCAGGCATCGCAAGCTCTGCCCCCGTCGAGGACACGACGCTCGATTTATGGAACAAGAACATGGCGATCCTGTCGACAGGGTATTTCCTTGTCAGCCGGGAGGCGTTCAAGCTGTTCAAGGTGCAGGACATGGGCGGCGCGGTCGTCTTTGTGGCATCGAAGAACGGGCTGGCGGCTTCGCCAAACGCATCGGCCTATTGCACCGCGAAAGCGTCGGAAATCCACCTCGCGCGGTGTCTGGCTTTGGAAGGCGCGCCAATGGGTGTGCGTGTGAATGTCGTGAACCCGGATGCCGTCCTGAAAGGCAGCAAAATCTGGCAGGGCGAATGGCTGGACCAGCGCGCGGGCACCTATGGCACTGACAAGGACGGGCTGGAAGCCATGTACCGCGACCGCTCGATGCTCAAAAGATCCGTCCTGCCCGAAGACATTGCCGAGGCCGCCTATTTCCTTGCTTCCGACCTGTCGGCGAAATCGACCGGAAACATCATCAACGTGGACGCAGGCAACGTCCAGGCATTCACACGGTAGGGGCAGATACATGATCCAGTCAGATATTATCTCGAAGTCAAACGACGCGGCTCTGGACAAACTTCAGGCGGACTATGAGGCGCTTGGCGCACACCTGGACCGGCGCGGCATAGACATTGCAGCGATCAAGACCAAGGTCGCCAAATACGGGGTCGCGGTGCCCAGCTGGGGTGTCGGGACCGGAGGCACACGGTTTGCGCGCTTTCCCGGCTCCGGCGAACCACGCGATATCTTTGACAAAATGGACGACTGCGGAGTGATCCACCAGCTGACCCGCGCCACACCGTCGGTGTCGCTGCACATTCCGTGGGATGCGCAGCCCGCGGCCGACCTGAACAGCAAGGCAGAAGAGGTCGGGCTGACGTTCGATGCGATGAATTCCAACACGTTCCAAGACCAACCCGATCAGACGCATAGCTACAAGTTCGGATCCCTTTCCCACGTTGACGCTGCTACGCGACAGCAGGCGGTCGAGCACAACATCGCATGTATCGAACTGGGGACGCAGATCGGCTCCAAGGCGCTGACGATCTGGGTCGGAGACGGGTCCAACTTTCCCGGCCAGACGAATTTCACACGTCAATTCGAACGTTATCTGGATGCGGCCAAACAGGTCTATGGCGCGTTGCCTGACGACTGGACCTTACTGACCGAACACAAGATGTATGAACCGGCCTTCTATTCCACGGTTGTGCAGGACTGGGGCACGAACCTGTTGATCGCCCAGCAGATGGGCGACAAGGCCAAATGCCTCGTCGATCTCGGCCACCACG from Sulfitobacter sp. S190 includes the following:
- the rhaI gene encoding L-rhamnose catabolism isomerase, with the protein product MIQSDIISKSNDAALDKLQADYEALGAHLDRRGIDIAAIKTKVAKYGVAVPSWGVGTGGTRFARFPGSGEPRDIFDKMDDCGVIHQLTRATPSVSLHIPWDAQPAADLNSKAEEVGLTFDAMNSNTFQDQPDQTHSYKFGSLSHVDAATRQQAVEHNIACIELGTQIGSKALTIWVGDGSNFPGQTNFTRQFERYLDAAKQVYGALPDDWTLLTEHKMYEPAFYSTVVQDWGTNLLIAQQMGDKAKCLVDLGHHAPNVNIEMIVARLTQFGKLGGFHFNDSKYGDDDLDTGSIDPYRLFLVFNELVEAEANPDFNPMHMLDQSHNVTDPIESLMVSATEVQRAYAQALLVDRAALAGFQDDNDALMATTTLKHGFRTDVEPILAMARFETGGAIDPVAAYRASGYRAKVAEQRPVVSGAGGGIV